A region of the Cryptococcus neoformans var. neoformans B-3501A chromosome 6, whole genome shotgun sequence genome:
AGACTGTTCCGTCACATGATGACCCGACCCTTCCGACTCTCACCTTGCGCGTAATCTTCCTCGGCTCGTCATTTTGTATATTGGGAGCTTGTGCTTCCCAAATATTTTACTTCAAGTCCAAcgctccttccttctcttcataTTTTGTGGTTTTAGCTACATATCCCTTGGGCCATTTACTGGCAAATGAGAGGCTTGTGCCGAGAGGAAATAAGATATTTGGATGGGAGATAAACCCAGGGAGATTTAGCATCAAAGAGGCCATTCTGATCAGGTATGTGGTAGTTTATACTTCCTTGAGGCTTAACTTTGTAGCTTACTAGAGCGCATCTCAGcgttctctcctcctcaggGGCGTCTTCAGCCTACGCGGCCGATATCTTGGCTATCATGGACCTATATTTTGACACCCCGCTGTCGCCGTTACCCTCCATTCTACTCCTTCTGACAACTCAGTGCATAGGGTTCGGCCTCGCCGGTAAGGAGAAATCTGACATGATATCTATAACTGACTTTCCCTCTAGGAATGTTACAAAACCTACTAGTCAATCCGCCTGCCATGTACTGGCCCTCAACCCTCGTCACTGTTCAGCTCTTCACCACCCTGTATTCGACAACATCATCCACTCTATCACTCACCCAGCAACAACTTACCCTTACGAGACTTCGCGTCTTCTTAGTCATCTTTCTTGCCATATTTCTCTATCAATTTCTCCCGTTCTTATTCTTCCCGACATTGACCAGCGTGTCACTGCTGTGCCTTGTCAACAACCGTTCATGGTGGATGCGGACGCTGGGTAGTGCTTATCAAGGGCTGGGAATAATGGATTTTAGCTTTGACTGGAGTAGTATCGGCTCGTCTGGGCCATTATATACCCCCTACTGGGCCCTCGGGAATTATTTTGGAGGTTTGGTAGGAATGCTGTGGATTGTAAGTTGTCATTTCTAACTTGAAAGGACTATTGCGTTTAACATTTGGTAGATATTACCTTTGCTCTTGATGCTCAACTTTTGGGATGCTAGAagttttccttctccagtgTCAGCTGGACTTTTTAACGCAACATTCCAGAAATTTGATGTAGcttccatcctcaaacCTGATTTGTCGCTGGACGAAGCTGCatgggaggagaagaaaccTTTACTCCTCACCCCTTATTTGTGAGTTTGGCATCTTCAAAATCGAAACAAGTGGAATTAAAGTAGAATTAGTGCTCTGACTTACGGGTTATCTTTTGCTGCCCTGTCAAGTGTTTTGGTGCATGTCTGGCTCTGGCATAGAGACGAGATCAAGCAAGGCAAGTGAAATCGTGATGTTGCAGCGAACAGTCAAACTAACAATTTGAAAAGCTCTTTCAAGCAGATTACAGCTCAATGATGTTCACAAGTAGGGTTTTGAAAACTATGCCTCCTCTACTATTCTGACACCACCAACTGTAGTAAACTTATGCGATCATACCTACCAGTGCCTTCGGTATGGTATGTGGGTCTTTTGGCTGTTAATTTTGGTGCTGCAGGCAAGTGTCTTGCCATCTTTCCGTATCACGATAATATTGATTGAGAGCAAAGTCATTCTGGTCAAAACCACTTCATTGCAGATGCCAATATGGGCTCTGGTGTTGGCAATGGCCATCGCCACTGTAAGTGCTCGGGAGCTAATGTCAAAACAATGAGGCGCTCATCGAGATACCACAGATATTTCTGGTTCCGTAGGCACTTCTGAATGATTGGTCCAGAATACAGCTTCTAATATGTTTGAGACAGTGTCGGTATCATAGCGGCTGTCAGCAATACACAAATTGGACTTGTGCGTCACCTTTTCAGACATAGAGCTCCTGCTGATGTACATGTGTTACAGAATGTCTTGACTGAATTGTAAATTTCCGCAATCATCAACCGTCCAACCACTGTTCTAACAATTTCAGCGTGGCCGGCATCCTCATGCCCGGTAAGCCAATAGGCAAGTGAGTGATGATGTTTATTTGCCTTGAATGCTCTTTTCACTGCTGATCCATACAGTGTCACATTCAAATGTTATGGATGTAAGCTATCACTTTTAGCATATTGGTGGTTGAAACATTGACAGTCATATAGATATGGCCATGTCACAAGCCCTTGCTCTCACTGCTGACCTGAAACTGGGCTGGTATACGTCCATTCCCCCTCGAGAAATGTTCACGTGCCAAATCATTGGAACTGTTCTGGGTGCTCTCACGAACTGTGCGTTTTAGCCACCTTTCAGCCATCCGGTGCAAAGTAATGCTGATGTTCTGCAGATGCCACCCTTGTATCCGTCATGGCAGCAAAAAGACCATATCTCAACGGCTCCCTGACTGATCCTACCGGGCAATGGACTGGACGCGCCCCCAGTATATTTTACTCTGCGAGTATTATCTGGGGAGCCGTTGCTCCTGCTCGTTTCTTCAGCGGTGGCTACGAAGTCCTTTATCTCGGTTTTTTAGTGGGGGCACTTGTGCCCGTTGGTTTTTGGTTGGCACATAAGAAATGGCCGGGGTACAAGTTGAATAAGGTGGTATTTCCTATCATTTGTAGTGGTGCGACTGTGGTCCCTCAATAGTGAGTGGGACAGATTGTTGAGCAACGGTGAACTCATTCACGCTCAGTCCGAGcaacatcatcctcacttCTCTCCTGACCGCGGTTCTGGTCAACTCGTGGTTTGCGAAGCGCCATCCCAAGTTGCACAGGCAGTACGTATATGTAGCTTCATCAGCTCTGGACGCTGGGACATCAATAACGGCGCTGGCGATTTATGTGCTCTTCGGAGGTGTGTTTTGGAGTTGGAATGGGTGGGAGTGGTGGGGTAATTCAGGGGTGGACTCTGAGCACTGCGTTCCTGGAAGCTGAGCGAACAAACCAAAAGCCAAATCTGAGAGAGCAGTGCGTGTATAATTGCGCAGAGGAGGTAGGAGACGGATGTTGATCAATGGTGTACGGTTCCCCAACAATAGACACAGGTACGGTAGATTTTCATACTACATACCCTCGCTTCACAAATGTGTTGCATGATCGACAAATGGATTTTATTCGAAAGGCCGTCTAAAAAAAGATGCAATCAAAAGAACAGAAAAGCTGATGACAAACGAATGGAAAGAAAGTATAAATAAACAGAGCAAAAGTCGGATTGCTCGGCTGCGGTCAGGGTGGAAGGCGCAAGTAGCCGCGGGTCCGCGGTATGCGTATGCGAACGACGAGAGACAACGAGTTTATTCTTCGACAAAGCATCATCAAAAAGCTCTGGTACAAATAAAGAGGGTACTTTTTTATCAGCGTTGTACAGACTCAACATGCATGCACGTATCATTGTTGAAACGGATATACTGCCAGCCGTGCTGCTGCATTTGTAGAAGGGCAGGATGCAAGATAGGATGGACATGgttgatggggaaggaggggagtAGGTTTGATGCCGGCGGGTGCCGACTGAATGGGCCGGGTTGtttggaagaatggaaagtCCACGTCACCGGGTgctgagaagaagaggtgcCGACCGGTGTTGCAACTGGTGTATCATAGAGAAGGGTGCTTTTTATTACCACTGTATGCCTTTTTGTATGTTCCcgcctgctgctgcctctccctccttccagATTACCTAATCCCGCCCCGTCCTCGCCGTCGTCCATAGATTCTGTCTTTCCTGTAACCATAGCCGTCCTCCCAACGAACGCTCCCACCCACTTTCCGGCCGCTTTCAGTCTCCCTCACCACTTGCAACTTTCACAGCCACATACACGCCAGACACAGCATATATATCGACTTGCTACAAAAAAAGCACATCATTTACAGCTACTGTACTGCAGCATCTGCAATCCCTTCTCGGCGCAACGCCGGACGACCCTTAACAAGCCCGGCTCGTGCGACACCGCCTGATGCAATATGTCGAACCAAGTATCTGATCAAGAGATAGAGAGGGAAATCCAAACGCTCAGGTATGTCTATCTCTACTATCCTCAGTGCGACGATTAACAACTTGCAGAAACCTACGTCGACGATCCATAACTTCTGCCGGCCCTGGCGCTCTTCCTCTAGATCCCgaccttcctccaccttctcccaacTCCCGCGCATCGTTTGAGACTAGTCCACAATACACTTCGAATGACGATATCACGCTCTCTACCCCAGATGGTCTAGACGGAGATGGTCTTTTCTGGGTCCctgctcatcttcatccggAACTTGCTCCGGGAGAATTTCGCGCTTTCTTAAAATCTCATACAAGCACGGATCCTACGCATGCTGATGCCAGCGACGCAGGAGACGCGCCGGGAATGAGTCGTTCTCGTTCGTGGATGACGCGCAACCCGTCGACAAGAGGGTCTGAAGGATtaggaagaaaaagatcGATGTTGAGTAGACAGTATCAGCCTTCAGCCGGAGATaatgtggaagaagagaggccGCCATTACCGACCCCTAAACCGGTGAATATATATGGTGGGAGAtcaggagaaaaaggcttGACATTGGAAGATTTACAAAGGTTGGAGCAGTTGGTTGATGAAGCTGGGGAGGACGTTGATCCGGAGAATATGCGTAActtgttgagaagaagtcTGAGTATGAACGTTGCTCCTGGATGTAAGTCGGGTCATCATTGAAAATTGGCCGTGTGCTGACAATCTACAGTCTTACAGGATGACGTGCCCCAAGGAGACAATGCTGATGCGCCTCTTGTCGCCCCTCGGCCTGGCTCCATCCTTCGTCGCTCGGCCCGCACCAAAATCCGCAAAGCTGGTCTTTCAGGAGACGGCGGTGGTCATCGCTTTGCTGCTACTCGTAAAGGACGCATGACTGCTGCTCCTCAACGTGAAATCCCTGGGttggaagacgatgattATGCTTCAGCTCCAGAGTCACCACATCGACAAGGTAGCGACGACGCAAGTCTGGAGAGTGAGGATAAGTTCCATGACGCGCAGGAAAGCCATGAGGGCACGAGCTCTCACATTGAAATCCGAAGAGACTCTGATACATCTACAGACGAGGCACATATCTTTGATGCTTATGTGCGCGAACCATCGTCTTCAATATCGTCATCCTCGCACGATCACTCAACGTCTCCTAGTCCGGAGCCATCGCCCCCCAGTCGAAAGCTGTCTTTGCCTCCTGTGCCAGAGTCCGGGGAGACTACGGATTGGTTCACGACAGAATATGATCGTACGCCCACACAGGAATCTCTTTCCGACCCTCTTGCTAGTAAGCCTCGTTctgcagaagagaaggctTTCGCCGCCGGTGTAGGTGGATTGTCGATCAACACCACGTTTGGCGAGCAAGATCACGCTGCTCCTCAGGCTCGTTATGCTCAGCTTCCTGTCGAGCAAGACCTTCCGCCAGGAATGGCTCCTCCCGCACAACATATGAGTCTTCCGCCCAAGCCCCTTCCTGCTCCCGCCCAGCCCGCGCCTCCTGTAAATATAGAGATGCCACAGCTGGCCAAGACCGAAACCAATGTTTCTACCTCCAGTGTGAGTACCTCTGGTACAACGACcacaaaagaaaagaagggcaagTTTTTctcaaaaaagaaggatgacaaagagaagaagggtaaaaAGGATAAGGACAGGTTTTTGGGGTCGCTATTCGgtgggaaaaagaagaatgaggagTCAAGTTCGGTATCGAATTTCTCGTCCGCCGGGCCTGCAGCTGCAGCCGCATTGCTTGGTACCTCCAAATCGGCCAAATCAATTGGagctcctccttctccctcacccACCTCTCCCAATTTCCAGAACTATGCCCGTTATCCCATCCATGTCGAGCGTGCCGTCTACAGGTTGAGTCATATCAAACTGGCCAACGCGCGAAGGCCGTTATATGAGCAGGTACTAATATCGAACCTTATGTTCTGGTACCTTGGCATTCTGGGGCGGAATGTGAccgaggagaaaaaggcaataggtgatgagaagaaggaagaagcgaaaCCTGTGATCAAAGGTACCCCGCCTAAGCCAGCCGACACCGGCTCTGCTGCTAAGCCTGGAACAGTGATTCAGAGGCCATCGTTGAATTCTGCTCCCCCGCGTGCGGAAGCAGCTGTCGAGCACCGTCCTACTCCTGCTCAACCGGCGGCAGCGCCAAGCAAGAAGTCAAGCCTATCGAAGCCTGAGAGAGCACGGGATGGGAGAAACAGTGAAGCGCCTATGAGGGCACCTTCTTATGGGGCGCAAACGGCACAGGTAGATCACGAAGTACGAAACCAAATGATGAACCAGCAAATGGGGGGGATAATGCGTGGGCCACCTCCTCAGCATGCCCAACCTCCATCTTCGCAAGCTCCTGCGGGAAATTATCCGCAGGCTCAcccaccatctccgcaGCAGACGCCTAGGCCGATGGCAACCAGCGGCCCTGCAAGAGCATTGTCACCCCCTAGCCCCGGTGTGAATGGTCCAAGGTCGCCAGAAGCTGGATATCACCGAGATATTCCGAGTGCGGCACGAGGAGTTCCTCAGTCTTCTTTTGGCCCTCCCCCTGCACCTAATAGTCAGGTCGTGGGAGAAGATCAAAGGGATATGAGACAGCGTACCATTTCCAACCCTAATCTGCCTCACCCTGGGTCCATGTCACCTCCTGGAGGAGCTTCACCTCGTCGAGTTGTTACTGAAGGTCGTATGCCCGTTGAAGGTGCGCCTCGTCCCCTTTACCCTCAACGTTCCGGTCCTCAACCGGGTCAGCTTTTCCAATATCCTGCTGGAGCAGCTGTACCTCCGTTTGCGCGTCCTGGATCACCGGGTCCTCAGCCAGGCCAGGTCTTCAaccatcctcgtcctcctcagAGTATGCCTCCTCAACCGGGCCAAATCTTCCAACACCCTCAGCACCacccccatccccatccacAAGCACGTCC
Encoded here:
- a CDS encoding hypothetical protein (HMMPfam hit to OPT, OPT oligopeptide transporter protein, score: 255.9, E(): 6.6e-74) produces the protein MPINPLEAEAYELPPLSQAAISPAEQYFEDLVAEEESAKLLDTEGQLKQDDEDELVDDSALYMRRTQDEEVIGRGSKVEELIARTVPSHDDPTLPTLTLRVIFLGSSFCILGACASQIFYFKSNAPSFSSYFVVLATYPLGHLLANERLVPRGNKIFGWEINPGRFSIKEAILISVLSSSGASSAYAADILAIMDLYFDTPLSPLPSILLLLTTQCIGFGLAGMLQNLLVNPPAMYWPSTLVTVQLFTTLYSTTSSTLSLTQQQLTLTRLRVFLVIFLAIFLYQFLPFLFFPTLTSVSLLCLVNNRSWWMRTLGSAYQGLGIMDFSFDWSSIGSSGPLYTPYWALGNYFGGLVGMLWIILPLLLMLNFWDARSFPSPVSAGLFNATFQKFDVASILKPDLSLDEAAWEEKKPLLLTPYLISALTYGLSFAALSSVLVHVWLWHRDEIKQGNSMMFTINLCDHTYQCLRYGMWVFWLLILVLQASVLPSFRITIILIESKVILVKTTSLQMPIWALVLAMAIATIFLVPVGIIAAVSNTQIGLNVLTEFVAGILMPGKPIGNVTFKCYGYMAMSQALALTADLKLGWYTSIPPREMFTCQIIGTVLGALTNYATLVSVMAAKRPYLNGSLTDPTGQWTGRAPSIFYSASIIWGAVAPARFFSGGYEVLYLGFLVGALVPVGFWLAHKKWPGYKLNKVVFPIICSGATVVPQYPSNIILTSLLTAVLVNSWFAKRHPKLHRQYVYVASSALDAGTSITALAIYVLFGGVFWSWNGWEWWGNSGVDSEHCVPGS